A window of Solanum stenotomum isolate F172 chromosome 3, ASM1918654v1, whole genome shotgun sequence contains these coding sequences:
- the LOC125859990 gene encoding cyclin-dependent kinase inhibitor 1-like, producing MDVPLMMMKKRKICDTYTPGNVVSPVASSENYESDGSSMSCCSRNGSSNSKSLDLDANGGEVADKEKKTIEEEESESEKMPPLEEFDEVELNEMPPLEEFGEVELNEIIPTTEEIEEFFTRCELRTCKRLREKRLREKYNFDFEKEEPLEGRFEWVKI from the exons ATGGACGTAccattgatgatgatgaaaaaGAGGAAGATATGTGATACTTATACACCGGGAAATGTAGTTTCTCCGGTGGCGAGTTCTGAGAATTATGAATCGGACGGGAGTTCAATGTCTTGTTGTTCAAGGAACGGATCAAGCAACTCGAAATCACTAGATCTGGAT GCCAACGGTGGGGAAGTTGCAGACAA AGAGAAGAAGAcgattgaagaagaagaatccgAGTCGGAGAAAATGCCTCCACTAGAAGAATTCGATGAAGTAGAATTGAATGAAATGCCTCCACTAGAAGAATTCGGTGAAGTAGAATTGAACGAAATAATTCCGACTACAGAAGAAATTGAAGAGTTTTTTACAAGATGCGAACTAAGGACATGTAAACGCCTTCGAGAAAAACGACTTCGAGAAAA GTACAACTTCGACTTTGAGAAAGAGGAACCATTGGAAGGTCGTTTCGAGTgggtcaaaatatga
- the LOC125859986 gene encoding red chlorophyll catabolite reductase, chloroplastic-like — translation MAVPLFSAQFHTSILTQPLPSSRSFSVGKRLSCSSSSTSMEHHESKFKEFPYAAVPHRELMVELVSTVENRLGESLLPCTLPSHVQYFENESATAHASLYVRSGNSSSQVDFILGSWVHCNLPTGGALNITSLSAYLRPSTDAPNFLIEVIRSSPTTLILILDLPPRKDLVQHPDYLKTFYEETQLDKQRQLLEKLPEVKPYFSSSLYIRSLVSPSAILVSIETEPSQAIRIDEIIQDHISPVAKVMLDTWLDLCACTKRRLTDDESADLVKRDQIIKNKTIEIDLQSSFPRLFGQELANQVLGVLREIYNS, via the exons ATGGCCGTTCCACTCTTCTCTGCCCAATTTCACACTTCAATTCTCACACAACCACTTCCCTCTTCTCGCTCTTTTTCCGTCGGAAAACGCTTGTCTTGCTCGTCGTCGTCAACTTCCATGGAACAtcatgaatcgaaattcaaggAATTTCCTTATGCAGCTGTTCCGCATAGAGAGTTAATGGTGGAACTTGTATCGACTGTGGAGAATCGTCTTGGAGAATCTCTACTTCCTTGTACTCTGCCTTCTCATGTGCAGTATTTTGAGAATGAATCTGCTACTGCTCATGCTTCTCTCTATGTCAGATCTGGAAATTCCTCTTCTCAG GTTGATTTCATACTTGGTAGTTGGGTTCACTGCAACCTACCCACAGGCGGAGCGTTGAATATTACAAGCCTTTCAGCATATTTGAGGCCTTCAACTGATGCACCAAACTTCTTAATTGAAGTTATCCGCAGCAGTCCAACAACTCTCATCCTTATTCTTGATCTACCTCCGCGAAAGGACCTTGTCCAACATCCTGATTACCTCAAGACCTTTTATGAGGAAACACAATTAGACAAGCAGAGACAACTTCTCGAGAAATTACCTGAGGTAAAGCCTTATTTCTCTTCGTCTCTATATATTCGATCCCTAGTCTCTCCATCGGCTATCTTGGTTTCTATAGAAACCGAACCTTCCCAGGCCATTCGCATTGATGAGATTATTCAGGATCACATAAGTCCTGTTGCTAAGGTAATGCTGGATACATGGTTGGATCTGTGTGCTTGTACTAAGAGAAGATTGACAGATGATGAAAGTGCAGATCTGGTTAAGAGGGATcaaataattaagaataagaCTATCGAGATAGATCTTCAATCAAGCTTCCCTAGGCTTTTCGGGCAAGAATTAGCGAACCAGGTTTTAGGAGTACTAAGGGAAATCTACAACAGTTGA